In Humulus lupulus chromosome 7, drHumLupu1.1, whole genome shotgun sequence, the following are encoded in one genomic region:
- the LOC133791513 gene encoding uncharacterized protein LOC133791513 translates to MLHVVQVDNLNVRPLPSRQESQGRRTTGSESSRPTTQDDGNRWSSPAYTAKDIPCPSYVIPTLSGVSCGVIEVGKVFENNLELKTKAHLYAMKQNFEFVVKKSVALDANNHLYPVAFGIVDSENHDSWKYFMSKLKEAIGEVEDLAFVSDRHASITHALETIFPDAYHGACYHHISMNVVAKFKTDHCHVLMYNAAYAFRKFEFHANFEKIKSKDPAIAQYLEGMGFDKWSRAYFPRNGYNIMTSNYAESFNNKTRDARSFPITTFVEFIRFTLQSWFCNRRETSEKTTTTLAPTYEKNLVDMAEKARFLIPYAIGRHEFHVLDGELNGEVDLLNKTCTCGVFQIIGIPCAHALSGSLKRGVNFYSLCSDYYKIEKWRSSYIESIYPTSNEEEWIVPHDIMTITVRTPAQKNPVGRPKKKQGRPKTKRHPSNGDKLVVPRKCSTCGGLGHNRATCKVRV, encoded by the exons ATGCTACATGTGGTTCAAGTAGATAATTTAAATGTACGACCATTGCCAAGTCGTCAAGAAAGCCAAGGACGGAGGACTACTGGATCAGAGAGCAGTCGTCCAACTACACAAGATGATGgaaatagatggagttctccagcgTATACTGCTAAAGATATCCCATGCCCCTCTTATGTTATCCCCACGTTATCTGGGGTGAGTTGTGGAGTAATAGAAGTTGGGAAAGTTTTTGAGAACAACTTAGAGTTGAAGACAAAGGCACACTTGTATGCAATGAAGCAGAACttcgagtttgtggtgaagaagtcag TCGCACTGGATGCAAATAACCATCTATATCCAGTTGCATTTGGTATTGTGGATAGTGAGAATCatgattcttggaagtatttcatgtcaaAGCTAAAAGAAGCGATTGGGGAAGTCGAGGACCTGGCGTTTGTATCTGACAGGCATGCAAGTATTACACATGCCTTGGAAACTATTTTCCCCGATGCCTATCATGGTgcttgctaccaccacattagtatgaatgtggttgctaaattcaagactgaTCATTGTCATGTGTTGATGTATAATGCGGCATATGCTTTTAGGAAATTCGAGTTCCACGCTAACTtcgaaaaaatcaaatcaaaagaccCAGCCATTGCTCAATACCTAGAAGGAATGGGTTTTGATAAGTGGTCCCGTGCTTACTTTCCTAGAAATGG gtataatataatgacaagcaattacgctgaaagtttcaacaataagACCCGGGACGCTAGGAGCTTTCCGATAACTACATTCGTCGAATTTATTCGCTTCACACTACAGTCCTGGTTCTGTAATAGGAGAGAAACTAGCGAGAAGACAACTACCACTCTTGCACCGACCTATGAGAAAAATTTGGTGGATATGGCTGAGAAAGCTCGATTCTTGATTCCTTATGCAATAGGGAGGCATGAGTTCCATGTGTTAGATGGTGAGCTGAATGGTGAAGTCGACCTCCTGAATAAGACATGCACATGCGGCGTGTTTCAGATTATTGGTATCCCATGTGCTCATGCACTATCTGGATCCCTTAAGCGAGGGGTGAACTTTTATTCGTTGTGTTCAGATTACTATAAAATTGAGAAATGGAGGTCCTCTTACATAGAATCTATATATCCTACTAGTAACGAGGAAGAGTGGATTGTTCCACATGACATTATGACAATAACAGTGAGAACACCTGCGCAGAAAAACCCGgttggtcgtccaaagaagaaacaaggtaggcCTAAGACGAAACGTCATCCTTCCAATGGAGATAAATTGGTTGTTCCACGCAAGTGCAGCACTTGTGGAGGTCTAGGCCATAATAGGGCAACTTGTAAAGTTCGTGTTTGA